The Janthinobacterium lividum genome has a window encoding:
- a CDS encoding TonB-dependent receptor: MKQLMATGTRTPRQNTRLTLKATVAALAGAGLLSSASVWAQQAPAVETPAAEAVETAPVAPAQAAAPADNAGIAVVAVTGVRRAAQSAQTIKKNNDQVVDSIVADEIGKFPDKNVAEILGRVTGVQIRREGGEAGSVIIRGLPGVVTLLNGREMFTSVGRSLYLADIPTAMLQRVDVYKSQGADMVEGGTAGVVDVRTNRPFDFKGFTASGNVRAEHRDKSGSTDPNVSGMVSNRWKTQYGEFGALLGLSYQRSKYYDETIWNAEPVKRPEAGNITGPDSVGMIPTVGDRKRYAANAAFQWRPNSQVEVYAEGMSTLIKHAFDSQFFVGSLPWGQNPDITLIPGTNQAATVGKIDGPWSPFTLGSTQARRDRSIGSQGAIGARWDITPQLRATTELARTVSNFEREFPILDFLAHPTSIIGSTNVNGGAQISYPGYNMTDPKNYTLLGFYDNHSHDEGSSTDWRGDVTYDMDSTGFFREFSGGVRLAKRKAESIREKNVQGGLTSIMTADALPGLACTSHKNTGNFGLQSWLTPCRDFMLNNTDTLRQLFTGSSERSPDDPMTHFKDVEKTNAIYGKARIGFDLAQVPVDGTLGVRVVQTKQDLQGNSSQNGIVTPVRVKTSDTDVLPSLTLKAMLRQDLIARLTAGKAVQRPNFADFNPGVTLGQSLEMVRPTGSGGNPDLKPVEGKNLDAALEWYFAQTGSVTATVFRHNFKNYILSGSAKETYGGIEYDITRPRNTSKGHLQGVEMAYQQFYDKLPGWMSSLGLQANATYMTGELEELNGGVHPFTGMSKWSANIVGLYEQGPWSARLAYSWRDKYVDDYNYRGKGIHLTVAPTKTLDASVSYKLNPNTTVTLDANNLLDSTYRDYHDTPDYVRDVRRYDKVVGISVRWSY, translated from the coding sequence ATGAAGCAATTGATGGCAACGGGCACCCGCACGCCCAGGCAAAACACACGATTGACATTGAAGGCCACGGTGGCCGCCCTGGCCGGCGCCGGCCTGCTGAGCAGCGCTTCCGTCTGGGCGCAACAGGCGCCCGCCGTGGAAACACCGGCGGCGGAGGCGGTGGAAACTGCACCGGTGGCACCCGCGCAAGCGGCGGCGCCAGCCGACAATGCGGGCATCGCCGTGGTGGCCGTCACGGGCGTGCGCAGGGCAGCACAAAGCGCACAGACGATCAAGAAAAACAACGACCAGGTGGTCGACTCCATCGTCGCCGATGAAATCGGCAAATTCCCCGACAAGAACGTGGCCGAGATCCTCGGCCGCGTGACGGGCGTGCAGATCCGCCGCGAAGGCGGCGAGGCGGGTTCCGTCATCATCCGCGGCTTGCCCGGCGTGGTGACCCTGCTCAATGGCCGCGAGATGTTCACGTCCGTGGGCCGCAGCCTGTACCTGGCCGACATTCCGACGGCCATGCTGCAGCGCGTGGACGTGTACAAATCGCAGGGCGCCGACATGGTCGAAGGCGGCACGGCCGGCGTGGTCGACGTGCGCACCAACCGCCCGTTCGACTTCAAGGGCTTTACGGCATCGGGCAACGTGCGCGCCGAGCACCGCGACAAGTCCGGCTCGACGGACCCGAACGTCAGCGGCATGGTCTCGAACCGCTGGAAGACGCAGTACGGCGAATTCGGCGCCCTGCTCGGCCTGTCCTACCAGCGCAGCAAATACTATGACGAGACGATCTGGAACGCCGAACCCGTCAAGCGCCCGGAAGCGGGCAACATCACAGGGCCCGATTCCGTCGGCATGATCCCGACCGTGGGCGACCGCAAGCGCTATGCGGCGAATGCCGCCTTCCAGTGGCGCCCGAACTCGCAGGTGGAAGTGTATGCGGAAGGCATGTCGACCCTGATCAAGCACGCGTTCGACAGCCAGTTCTTCGTCGGTTCGCTGCCGTGGGGCCAGAACCCGGACATCACCCTGATCCCCGGCACCAATCAGGCGGCCACGGTGGGCAAGATCGACGGACCATGGTCGCCGTTCACGCTCGGTTCGACCCAGGCGCGGCGCGACCGCTCGATCGGCTCGCAGGGCGCCATCGGCGCGCGCTGGGATATCACGCCGCAGCTGCGCGCCACGACGGAACTGGCGCGCACGGTCAGCAATTTCGAGCGCGAATTTCCCATCCTCGACTTCCTCGCCCATCCGACCAGCATCATCGGCAGCACGAACGTGAACGGCGGCGCGCAGATCAGCTACCCCGGCTACAACATGACGGATCCGAAGAACTACACCCTGCTCGGCTTCTACGATAACCACAGCCACGACGAAGGCAGTTCAACCGACTGGCGTGGCGACGTCACCTACGACATGGACAGCACGGGCTTCTTCCGCGAATTCTCGGGCGGCGTGCGCCTGGCCAAGCGCAAGGCCGAATCAATCCGCGAAAAGAACGTGCAAGGCGGGCTGACGTCGATCATGACTGCCGATGCCCTGCCCGGCCTGGCCTGCACCTCGCACAAAAACACGGGCAACTTCGGCCTGCAAAGCTGGCTCACGCCGTGCCGCGATTTCATGCTCAACAACACGGACACGCTGCGCCAGCTGTTTACGGGCAGCAGCGAGCGCAGCCCGGACGATCCAATGACTCACTTCAAGGATGTGGAAAAAACCAATGCCATCTACGGTAAGGCGCGCATCGGCTTTGACCTGGCGCAAGTGCCAGTCGACGGTACCTTGGGCGTGCGCGTGGTGCAGACCAAGCAGGACTTGCAAGGCAATTCCTCGCAAAACGGCATCGTCACGCCGGTGCGCGTGAAGACTTCGGATACGGACGTGCTGCCCAGCCTGACCCTGAAAGCCATGTTGCGCCAGGACTTGATCGCCCGCCTGACGGCCGGCAAGGCCGTGCAGCGCCCGAACTTCGCCGACTTCAATCCCGGCGTGACCCTGGGTCAAAGCCTGGAGATGGTGCGCCCGACAGGCAGCGGCGGCAATCCCGACCTGAAACCCGTGGAAGGCAAGAACCTCGATGCGGCGCTGGAATGGTATTTCGCGCAGACGGGTTCCGTCACGGCCACCGTGTTCCGCCACAACTTCAAGAATTACATCCTGTCCGGTTCAGCCAAGGAAACGTATGGCGGCATCGAGTACGACATCACGCGCCCGCGCAACACCTCGAAGGGCCATCTGCAAGGCGTGGAAATGGCCTACCAGCAGTTCTACGACAAGCTGCCCGGCTGGATGAGCAGCCTGGGCCTGCAGGCGAACGCCACCTACATGACGGGCGAGCTGGAAGAACTGAATGGCGGCGTGCATCCGTTCACGGGCATGTCGAAGTGGTCGGCCAATATCGTCGGCCTGTACGAACAGGGACCGTGGTCGGCGCGCCTGGCCTACAGCTGGCGCGACAAGTACGTCGACGACTACAACTACCGTGGCAAGGGCATCCACCTGACCGTGGCACCCACCAAGACCCTGGACGCGTCGGTCTCGTACAAGCTCAACCCGAACACCACGGTGACTTTGGACGCCAACAACCTGCTCGACTCGACCTACCGCGACTACCACGACACGCCGGACTATGTGCGCGATGTGCGGCGCTATGACAAGGTTGTCGGTATCTCAGTCCGCTGGAGCTACTAA
- a CDS encoding MurR/RpiR family transcriptional regulator yields MQAATPHDSYAALMDLIKARHADLSPQFQAGARYLVDHPDEVAVSSMRSIATRAQVQSAALVRLAQQLGFAGWPELKAIFVERLRAGPAGYAAKAGALAGKDGDLVTEVFTVQQRNLAATEGANHAALEAAASLLQAAPRVHVAGFRAAHPIAYTLHYLYRLLRPSVQLLSGQGGTLEMDLRALQAGEAVVVVSFAPYSNEALLVAQTARQAGCQVVAISDSAMSPLALQADASIVIAVDSPSFFPSIVAGVAAVESLVELLVARAGPDAVQAIGAAEKQLRALGAYAETSNDAK; encoded by the coding sequence ATGCAGGCAGCGACACCCCACGACTCCTATGCGGCACTGATGGACCTGATCAAGGCGCGCCATGCGGACCTGAGCCCGCAATTCCAGGCCGGCGCGCGCTACCTGGTCGACCACCCGGACGAGGTGGCAGTGTCCTCGATGCGCAGCATCGCCACGCGCGCGCAGGTGCAGTCGGCCGCCCTGGTGCGCCTGGCGCAACAGCTGGGCTTTGCCGGCTGGCCGGAACTCAAAGCCATCTTTGTCGAACGCCTGCGCGCCGGACCGGCCGGCTACGCGGCGAAGGCGGGCGCGCTGGCCGGCAAGGACGGAGACCTGGTCACCGAAGTGTTCACGGTGCAGCAGCGCAACCTGGCCGCCACGGAAGGCGCCAACCACGCCGCCCTGGAGGCAGCTGCCAGCCTGCTGCAGGCGGCGCCCCGCGTGCATGTGGCCGGCTTTCGCGCCGCCCACCCCATCGCCTACACCCTGCATTATCTGTACCGGCTGCTGCGCCCCAGCGTGCAGCTGCTGAGCGGCCAGGGCGGTACCCTGGAAATGGACTTGCGCGCCCTGCAGGCGGGCGAAGCCGTCGTCGTCGTCAGCTTCGCGCCGTATTCGAACGAAGCGCTGCTGGTGGCGCAGACGGCGCGCCAGGCCGGCTGCCAGGTGGTCGCCATCAGCGACAGCGCCATGTCGCCGCTGGCCCTGCAGGCTGACGCCAGCATCGTCATCGCCGTCGACAGCCCCTCGTTCTTCCCCTCCATCGTGGCCGGCGTGGCCGCCGTGGAAAGCCTGGTGGAATTGCTGGTGGCGCGCGCGGGGCCGGACGCCGTGCAAGCCATCGGCGCGGCGGAAAAGCAATTGCGGGCGCTGGGTGCCTACGCAGAAACATCAAATGATGCAAAATAA